The genomic DNA CCGGCTGTTAAATTATTGAACTCAAATATACCATCTTCATCGGTAATTGATGTGGCAATATATTCACCATCTGCATTATACAGATTGGCAACAATTCCGGACATTGGAGATTGAATATTTTCTCCATAAACCACATAAGCGGTATAATCAACTCCTCCAGCAAAAGCAGATGAAAAACCTAATGTTAAAATAGCCGTCAGGCCAAGTAAAATTGTCTTTAATGTTTTCATTTTATAGTTTATTTAATGTTAATAAATGCTTTTCTCTATTAAAAAGGCTCTTCTATTTATGGTGAAAAACACAAAAACGTTACCCTGAAAATGAACTTTTTTTTAACTTTTTTTCAAAAAAAAATATTATTCGCTGATTTTGAGCATATTACGATTACATTTTTTTATGGATATAAATAGAAATTTCGCCTCTTTTTACCACTTTTGAATAAAATAGGCTATCTTTGAAGCATACAAAAACGATAAATGCAAGAGGAAAATCACATAAAACAGCTTGAAACAAAAATTATTCGCCTAAAAGATGAGCTTAGAAAAAAAGAGCGTGAAGCAGATAATTTAAAAGGAGCATTCCTTGCAAATATCTCTCACGAAATACGGACTCCTATGAATGCTATTGTTGGGTTTTCGAGTTTATTGCGTGATAATGATATTTCCCTTGAAGATCAGAAAGACTTTTTGAATGAAATTATCAGCTCTGCACATCATCTTACAGCTTTGTTAGATGACATTATTGAAGTTGCTACCCTACAATTTGCTTCAAAAAAAGATTTAAAAAGAGAGAAATTTAATCCTATAGAACTATTAAACGATTTATTTGATGAGTATCAATATAAAAGAGATACCCTTTATAAAGAAAACATAGAAATTATTTTAG from Bacteroidales bacterium includes the following:
- a CDS encoding HAMP domain-containing histidine kinase, giving the protein MQEENHIKQLETKIIRLKDELRKKEREADNLKGAFLANISHEIRTPMNAIVGFSSLLRDNDISLEDQKDFLNEIISSAHHLTALLDDIIEVATLQFASKKDLKREKFNPIELLNDLFDEYQYKRDTLYKENIEIILEIKSNPKKTFSSNKRILGKILANLIDNALKFTNKGSIKIGMVSLDEFIQFYITDTGIGIATEKLNLIFTNFSKLWKNEGQVLYDGLGIGLSTAKNLVEIIDGDITVESTEGKGTSVFINIPYSITANSVL